ACACAAGAAGATCAATCAGATTTACGGCAACTGTCTCGATGATTTGCCCCTGGTGCAAAATTTGCCGAACAAAGTCGAGAGCTGATACTACTTCACCAAGATCTCggatcgagaaaatattgggtacgtcttaTGTAGACAGcctggcaaacaagaaggcggtgggagcacgacacgtgtcctcgtgggaCCCATAAGGTCAGGCACCATCTTCCTCTCCTCGATCTCGACTCAgcgcttctttctctctctctctgctctcccAAATAACTCGGCTgttggctcggctcggctcgacTCGGCTGGCAGAAGAAAGGATAGGTAATAAATGCGCAACCCTCCCgcttaaattttctctctcctcgcttgaattttttggttttgtctCTCTTTCGTGGAAGAGCGGACGACGGAACGATTTTTGGTTTTGTCTCTCTTTCGTGGAAGAGCAGACGGAACGAGCTGCACTTACTTCCTCCGTTTCCTTCTCAAAGACATCCCatcccctccgcctccgcctctccaaAAGCCTCGCCGATCATCTACCTCGTTACGTCGCCTCCTCCAAGAGCCCCCGCCGGTCGCAAAGCTGGTTTCTCAAACCTTCGCCTCCAACTGTTTCCAACGTGGAGATCGAGGTTTGTGCTCGCGTTGGTCTCTCGGCAACTCCTGGGCCTCCGTCCGATTGCCTCCCTCCGACGAACTCGTCATCAACTCCGATtccgagccgccgccgccgtcgccgccgatGGCGTCCTTCGTCTCTGGTATTTGCtcgtcctccccctcccttAGGCCGAAGACGTCGCCCACCTCCGCCGCGAAGCCGTGGGCCTCCGGTAGGAGGGAGGCGGCctcggtctcgttcccgagcggcGCCGGGCTCCCCGCCGTCGACCGGGTGTTGTCCCTGTCGCTAGCCCGATCGGTCGCAAGGGGGATCTCGGTAGACCTAGGCAGGGCCGACGGCGCGGTGAAGAAGGAGAGGCGCGGGCTAGAGGGCTGGGGAGGATTCCCACTCGCTGTGGACGAGGTACGTGGACCGCTACACCAAAGCACGGAGCTAGGGCTTTTCCTTGGACGTGAACCGGTGGGTCCACGGACGAGTTCGTGGAGGAGATAGAGCCTCGGTTCCGGCCGCGTTCAAGGCGATGGAGGAGCTGGGGAAGGGCGCGATCACGAACCTGGCCCAGACGAGGGCCGCATGGTCGGGCACTACTGGTTGAGGAAGTCGGAACTCGCGCCGGCCGGGTTCCTGAAGACGCATATTGAGAGCACGCTTGACGCGGTCTGCGGTCTGCAATTTCCCCTATTCTTCTTTAATTGTTGTTTCCGAGTTTAATGAGCTCGTggtaatgataataatgatatctATTGCTCCTATTCTAGAGGATTCTTAGAAGAGAAGCTTGACGATCGGTTTATTTGTTGACATTTGCTGAATGCCAAGTGTCGGGAGTTCTGTTGAAagatgataaaattttattcattgGAGCAAGTTCTCAATAAGACAGGAAGCTCGTGACTTTTAACTTACAATGTTGGACACTCCTGTCATATAGGTTTGTCTTTTGGTCGACTTAGATAAATGTTGGAGCTCCCGAACGACAGAGATAGTCAGATAGATCGGTATCCTTTGCTAATGGAACAAGTGGAGAGTAGTAGTGGTCATCAGCACATAATTGATGTAGAGAGAAATGGGGATGCCTCATTGACAGCATCTCATGGTGATCAGCAACGCAGGTAGACTCGACGAGGATGAGGATGGACTTTCGCCTATCATGCCAGCCCCTACGGATCAAACAACCGTAAATTCATCAAACAGATTGAACTCCGTGAATTCCTCTAGCACGAGAAGGAGTGATGATTACCACCAGCATCGAACAAGTCCATTGAATTCTGGACTATGGATTTCAGTGGAGTTAGTTGTCACCGTGGGTCAAATTATAGCACCAAGTTAGCTGGACGTATCAGGTATCTTCTTGTCagattcaattttcataaaaactCAAGTAAAATATGTCTGCTGCAAATTACAATTGTGTACAGTCAATTTTATTTAGACTTGAGTCTCTAGATATCCATCTATGAAATGGGAAATAGTTAGGctacgattaaaaaaaaagtgtctcgTAAAGGAGGGGGGGATAGGCATTCTGTCATATACGCGAATGCCTGCCCATTTTGATTCTGAATAGCACATGAAAGTACTAATATTGGAATTGGTGATTACATTCCTTTCGCCAAAAAATGTGCTTTATCGTTTCTAGAGAGAGCATGATATGTACCAATGAGCAGCTTCTTCCTGATAAATTAGTGTATGTAATATTCCTGCGCAATCTTCTTTTTGGCTTCATATATTATGTAACTTACTTTTTATTAAAAGTTGCTGCTGTGACCTGGATTCCATTATGTATATGTGGTGGTAGGTCGAGGATCCACTATCAAAGGCAACAAAGTAATTGAAGCGGCTTCAAAGGAGCTCACCTGATTCTTTGAAACACACATTCTTTCGTTTGAAGTAAATATGAGAAAGTGGAAAACTTTGCTTGCTTTTCAGGTAATTTTGCCTGGGGGttactttgcttcttcttttttcttttgtccagtGACTTTTTACTCTTGAAACTTCTTGAAACATATTGTTCGGAGTAACTTAATGAAAAGCTGATAAatgttctgtttctttttcctatatATGTGCTgcttgcaatttaattttctacTTACCTCCATTTTAATATATGCATCTTTATATGCTGCTCTTTTCATAAACCCAGGCGGTGAAGCAGCTGCTCCGGTTGGACGCAGAAAGCCCTGACACACATAGGTGCCTGGTTAGTTCCTCTCTAGTTTGCACTCGAGATATTTTATCATTCTCATATGTCCTCTTAACTCCTTGGGATGAGCTGTTGATATATTGTCGCATCTTTTGGGTGTCTGTAAATTTTGATGCAAGTCATAGTATGTTGATCTGTGTTGCTGCTGCTTTTTCCTCAATTCTTTTCAGTGGTGGTCTATATTGTTTCCCCAGTTACTAGAGACTTTGACGGCTTGGTGTTGTTCCTGATGGGTGTTTCTTATGCTGCAGTTAAAGTTTTTCCACGTAGTTAGTTCCATGGCTGCCCCAGCTACTGACTCTGAGAAACTTATTTGCACTGTATTAGAAGCTGAACGATCATAAATCAGGTTCTTTACAACCTGTCTTTTGGACTTGCTATatctttcttgtttgttttttcaataTGGCAGTCTTTTAACACATACAATTGTTCATCTTGCAGTCATTTGCATGGGAAGTCTCTGTTGGCAAATGAGTCATTCCTCAATAAGCATAAAGGTATCCTCAACATCAGACAATTttcttatgtgtgttataaCAGGTTCTAAGTGTgcttggtctttttttttttgtgtgtgcaGATTCCTTGATGCACAAGGCAGCTGCTGCAGAAATGCTGTATCTTTTGGAACCCAGCAATAAGGGCAAGGCTGCGAAATTAATTGAGGATTCAAGCAACAACTTGGTGCAAAGGTACTGTTTGGTGCAACGAAGGTCTACCATCttcatttcatttgttttggaCCGTTTTACGCTGCCATCCCCTTGATAATCTGTTGAGCATGTCCACGTTATGTTGCATAGAAATGGAGCACTCAGATCAGTTAAGGAATGGAAACTCAAGGATTGTATTGCGGTTCACAAGCTACTCTCCTCAGCAGTAGTTGATATGGATGCTGCATCAAGTAAGTTTTGATCTCATCAACTGTTTTTGGTAAAGTTATGCTTAAAATGTGGAGTATCTGTTGGAATAATTGGAGTAGCAGCAGTATAGGGTAGCAAGTGGGTGGCTAGGTGGGTGTGTTGGGGTGTGAGAGTCAGGGAGGGATCTCGTCGGTGAATTTCGTTACTGATGACCATTCTTCTATCCCTACTTCCTTATTGGCCTACTCATTTTACTGAATACAAAGATGGGATATTATGATTGGATAAAGCTAGATTTGACTTTTGAGATGGTGTCTCTGACACTTGTAAAATACATCTTTAACAGGATGGAAATTACGTTGTGCTGAATACTTCCCGCACTCCACATATTTTGAAGGAAGTCGCAGTTCTGCAGTTCTAAAGTCCTCGTACAACCAGATTTCTAGTAACCATCCTGCGGGTGGCATAAGCATGGATTCTCTTGCGTCAAATGGAAAACTGGAAGCTTTTAAGGACCTCTCTATCTAACAAGTGGAGTTGAAAGCTCATTTTGGGCAATGGGAATATGCATTAAGCTAAGGTTTCCCTTTTGCATTGTTAGTTTTACAATCTATAGGACATCCTGAGGTGGAGCCATAGGAGAAATTTTGAAGAACGGATGCTTCATCAGCCTTAAGAACAAGTGGCCTCTGCAAACTTACTTCTGGAGACATGTTGTACTTCCCTTATTTATGCCCACCATTGTTTTTCCTTTGTATAAACATTGCGTTCTGTGAAAAATTTTGGAATGAGATGTTACAAATGATAGATTTTGCATCAATAAGACATGCTCTCCTGGGTTGGTTTTTGTTATTCGTTTTCTAGTTTCAGGTCAtaaaagttttctattttttggtaTGCAAGTGAGTGATTCGGGCCTTGGCTCTATGTTATCCTTGCTAATATGAACCTCCTAATTTATCTTCTAATttatcttctttgattttttcgTATCACTAATGAAATGGATGAAGACAAGTGGTCTCCTAATGGGTTGTTGTTGTAGAGGAGCCATATGTTTTGCTggactttatctttttttctgttaCTGAAATTTCCCTAGATTGTAGGGAAaatgtttaattttcttttttttctttcttctagttTTCCCTTAAACAACCTTCAAAGAAATTATCTCTTGAGGCCTTTGGCAATTTCTCCGCTTTTAAGTCATCTGAAaccccaaaaataaatttagaaaatgcgAAAATAATGGTATACCATTTTTGCTGTTTTTGCACCAAAATAAGGAGGTTGAAATTATGTAGCCTCATCTCCCTTTTGAGACCACAACCAGAATAGTAATATGAATGGCACGAAATATGTAAGTTCAAGAAAaagccatttttcttcttttctgagTCCCAAACCGACCACTTGCGCAATGCTCTCATATCTTGTGAGGGATGATGTGGAATGATCTTTGATACTGTGTACAGTGTATCTTAAAAATTATGCATTTGTATcacttttaaaaatgaatattacttGTATTGcctataaaaaattaatgaataagAGATTTTTaacattcataaaaatatttagacatgcATAATTGCAAGGGATGGAGAGAACTTTTCATgaactaattatttgaatttgatccaagtgattaatattaaaaaatattttccaaattctattgctcatctgtcttcaatctttttatttaaaagaggAAAGATAAAACTAAAGTTGTTCTCTGCAAATATCAGCAATTTTTTAGCATATTGCTACAACTTTGATTACGCACTATGCTAGCTATTTCTTGATCAGCCTTTGGTAACTGTCTGTAACAGCAATAGTACTGAGGTCCTCCATTTATCTTAAGCATGCCCACCCTAGGGCTCTAAAATAGGAGAACATGACACGATGAATAGTTACAGTTTATCGCAATTTACATGATTAAATACACCATGTGCTGTATTTTCGAACAAGCTATATACATCATTACCATTATCCCGAGATAGGATCTGTGTGCAAAGATTCCTTTGCCATTGCAGCACCCCCAGATCGTTTCACGGGACCCGGCGTATGAGCCGACCATTCAACTTCGACCTCACATTTACATGTCCTGAGAAGGTGGGACCACTCCCAAGCAAGAGATTCACTTCTACATAGTGTAGTGTAGCAATGGTAAATCATCCGATGCGTCACAAGAGAACCTCTTTGCAGATATAACCTCTTGCTACCTGTGCCAAGTCAATACACGTATCTGCGAAGAGGCCCTGTTTCATCGTAAGTCCGATGAGCAAACATTGTAGTTGGCAAATTCATGGGCAGCTCCCTTATGCAAATTCTTGAGCTACTTGAAACTCGTCCTCAGTTGTAGCTGTCTCTGTCAGATTGCAAAAGCCCACTGCTCTCGCTAATCTCACTTTTACAGAGGGGGCATGAGGCATTGATCTTTAACCATTTATCAATGCACTCAACGTGGAAGACATGGTGACAAGGTAGCTCTTTAAGTTCATCGTTATCTGCATATCTTGACAAGCAAATACAGCAAACCTGCACAAATACAATGGCAACATCACTTTGTCTGCTTGAAGATAAATATCATGCCTAGCTGCTGATAGTAAGCATTTGCGACTTGCTGCTATCATGATAGTTTCACCATGTTAAGGAACGTATAAGCAGATGTGAGGCGAGGCCTTTCTTTTTAGGACGCGAAATCAAATGCTAGCCCTACATTATAGGTCAAAATTCAGCAGGAGGGTGCTTGAACTCCAGAATTGGAATGGGAGGACATAAGTGGATTTTATGCTTACCGCATCTTCTCCTGACAAGGAACACTCCTTTTCTGTCCCTGGAGCCAAGACCCCGCCTTCACTTCCTCCTGTGTTAAATTCCTCACCGTCAGCATTTAAGTCTTGCTTCACCTTGAATTTGTAGATAGGAGGAGCATTGATGGTTTCTGAGGTGGCTCGGCTCCTCTTGTCTGCGAAAAGTCTTCTCGGATGCCCAGAACAGACATTATGCAAGGTAGGCAGCAACAAATTGTTGCACATAGTATCAAAGGCATGGCATATCCAATACAGCTAAAAGTTAGAAATGCTATACATAACCTGCAAAAGGGCCACAACACATATTTCATCAAGCACAGCAATTACATGTATAGACAGAACAGAACAGTTTCGGAGTATCAGAAGGTGAAGAGTGACCTCCAAAAATCAACACATAGCCGACAACAAACCATACAGCAAAAAAACAGTCTAAGGCCATCTTGAAATGGTCCACCAGCCCACTAATTCTGCAAAAACGAAATTAGCTGTTGATTCCATCTATCATAGATTGTATAGACTAGGTTATTCTGAATGATGCCAACAATCCCACAACGtgcaaattgaaattcaatttgaatagATGAGAAGCAATCATCATCCATGAGCAGCATAAGAAACGATTGAACTTTACCGTGAACTCAGAGTGTCTGCAATTTGGCCATTCCATGATGCTGATTCTTCAGAATGTTGATTGCCCTCATCTGTGGACTGTGTGAGAGAGATAGCTGTATAAGAGCTAGGCTCGATTGACTACTATGAGAAGTCCCTCGATGGGATCGACCGGACTGCTGATCACTACCACGGTTGTCGAATGATAACGCCCGAGAAAGAATAGGCGTGTTGCCACACAACCAGATGCATAACCTACAACCCATGCAAATAGTGGAGCCTCTGGATTTTCATGTCTTGACAATGACAAAACCACTATGGATGCTATAATTTGACCCACGGTGACAACTAACTCCACCAAATCCATAGTCCGAATTCAATGGACTTGTTCGATGCTGGTGGTAATCATCACTCCTTCTCGTGCTAGAGGAATTCACGGAGTTCAATCTGTTTGATGAATTTACGTTGTTTGATCCGTAGGGCTGGCATGATAGGCGAAAGTCCATCCTCATCCTCTATCGAGTCTACCCCGCGTTGCTGATCACCATGAGATGCTGTCAATGAGGCGTCCCCATTTCTCTCTACATCAATTATGTGCCGATGACCACTACTACTCTCCACTTGTTCCATTAGCAAAGGATACCGATCTATCGACTATCTCTCGTTCGGGAGCTCCAACATTTATCTAAGTCGACCGAAAGACAAACCTATATGACAGAGTGTCCAACATTGTAAGTTAAAAGTCACGAGCTTCTGTCTTATTGAGAACTTGCTCcaatgaataaaattttatcatttcaaCGGAACTCCCGACACTTGGCATTCAGCAAATGTCAACAAATAAACCGATCGTCAAGCTTCTCTTCTAAGAATCCTCTAGAATAGGAGCAATagatatcattattatcattaccACGAGCTCATTAAACTCGAAACAACAATTAAAGAAGAATAGGGGAAATTGCAGACCACAGACCGCGTCAAGCGTGCTCTCAATATGCGTCTTCGGGAACCCGGCCGGCGCGAGTTCCGACTTCCTCAACCGCAGTGCCCGACCATGCGGCCCTCGTCTGGGCCAGGTTCGCGATCGCGCCCTTCCCCAGCTCCTCCATCGCCTTGAACGCGGCCTGGAACCGAGGCTCTATCTCCTCCACGAACTCGTCCGTGGACCCGATTCGGTTCACGTCCAAGGAAAAGCCCTAGCTCCGGTGTTGGTGTAGCCAGTCCACGTACCTCGTCCACAGCGAGTGGGAATCCTCCCCAGCCCTCTAGCCcgcgcctctccttcttcgccgcgcCGTCGGCCCTGCCTAGGTCCACCGAGATCCCCCTCGCGACCGATCGGGCCAGCGACAGGGACAACACCCGGTCGACGGCGGGGAGCCCGGCgccgctcgggaacgagaccgagGCCGCCTCCCTCCTGCCGGAGGCCCACGGCTTCGCGGCGGAGGCGGGCGACGTCTTCGGCCTaagggagggggaggacgaGCAAATACCAGAGACGAAGGACgccatcggcggcggcggcggcggcggctcggaATCGGAGTTGATGACGAGTTCGTCGGAGGGAGGCAATCGGACGGAGGCCCAAGAGTTGCCGAGAGACCAACGCGAGCACAAACCTCGATCTCCACGTTGGAAACCCGGAGGCGAAGGTTTGAGAAACCAGCGACCGGCGGGGGCTCTTGGAGGAGGCGACGTAACAGAGGTAGATGATCGGCGAGGCTTTttggagaggcggaggcggaggggatGGGATGCGCTGAGAAGGAAACGGAGGAAGTAAGTGCAGCTCGTTCCGTCTGCTCTTCCACGAAAGAGAGACAAAACCAAAAATCGTTCCGTCGTCTGCTCTTCCACGAAAGAgagacaaaaccaaaaaaattcaagcgaggagagagaaaatttaagcGGGAGGGTTGCACATTTATTACCTGTCCTTTCTTCTGCCAGCCGAgtcgagccgagccgagccgagccaacAGCCGAGTTATTTgggagagcagagagagagagaaagaagcgcTGAGTCGAGATCGAGGAGAGGAAGATGGTGCCTGACCTTATGGGtcccacgaggacacgtgtcgtgctcccaccgccttcttgtttgccaggCTGTCTACAtaagacgtacccaatattttctcggatCTCAGTGCCGTCAAAATCTCTCTCTGCAAACACTTGTGTCAGGACTAGACTAGTCTTCTAGTGTGTAGAAATGAAGGATGCGATCTGTACATCACATATTCTGTTTAGGAATTTAATCTGGTGAATGGTCTGTAGTTTTTCCATTTCAAACTGTCTTCCGTCTGTCGGTGACCATTGTATGAGGTGATATAGTTCTTGCAATACAGACGATATGTTCTTTCGTTGTGTTGATTGGTTGTCAGCTTATTTACTGGACTTCTAAATGGTAAAGCtcagatttcatattttatcttttcttgtgCGAGAGGGTTAAACAGGCTCTACCTGCTCTTGTCCTGTTTCGGACTTGAGTTTTCTACTGGTAATGCAAGCACATAGCGGATGACCTCTTCCTAATTTATCGATATGCATATAATTGAGCAAAGCAATGTTGGAATTTCGAACTTTATCCATTAATTTGGTAAATTCGTAGAATCTTATGATTCTCGATTTGATCATTGAAGATGTATGAACTATTCGCAGAATCAAACCCACATAACTTGCATGAGTGGGTGTGGCTTTTCGAAAATAGGTTAAAATATGGTTCACTTTatgatctatttttttttatatttatttttctcaactCGTTTATAACACctttaggaaaaaaaaggaaaatgatacaaatagtccctaaactttgacttgatgtgcaatttgatatatgaacttttaatttattcaatgcgaTACCTAAACTTTAGCATAATGTGTAATGtggtcctaaacttttaatttgtttaatgtaattcatgaatttttgataGTGtgtgaactatatgaaaatgttaaatgTAATCCATTCATATAGTTCGGGCACTATATTGAACATTACTAAAAGTCTAAATATTATGGGTGATTGGGTCCAAGGTaagtagggtctagacctggatcTTATATCTAACACTATTATaaatggttcaatttttttgaacctTATACCCGACCTTGTTTGTATTGGACTCTGTACCTAACCCACCCTGTTTTTTCAGTCCAGTTCTAGAGTCAACCCTGTTTCCATTGGAACATGTTTTGCAATCTCTCAACATTCTATAcgacttcaaattttatattaatacactagaaaataacgtaatcctcctaatttgtatcgaaatattaagcacttgtaataaataaaaacatgaactttttgactaaacgaaaaattaatgatccacaagactaattataataaataaaatcataaggcaaataATTAGTAACAAACATGGGTTTAATATTAATCTTATtccacaactactacatgaagctactcatttatgcaagcataaatcctcctacaaaagagaaattaagcgAGTCAATCCACGTGGTAGACAAGAATTTGGCGGCGACGAACACCGTCCCTTCGTCGAAcggtgtgagagagagagccgatgagggagggaagcaagtgaggaagaggaacgaaGAAGGAGGAGTGCCATGCGTGTTTGagagaagcaagaagaaaaacgTTGTGTGATTGtgggagtaaaaatagaaataaagggaaaaaaatagggTTTTTGACATAtacttacaaaaccggttcCTGGGTGGGTAATTAATCGGACCTGGTTCCCAAACCTGTTTAAACcgattttgaattttgggaaccggtttcaaCGAGAACCGGTTCCCAACCCTGTTTTCCGAGTGGGCCAATCTGGTTTCTAGGTATACCCGGTCtagttgcacacccctactaaagattacattgaataaattaaaaattcataaaccacattaagctaaagttcatggaccatattgaataaattaaaaattcacgaACCAAATTATACATTTAGGTAAAGTTTAGGAGCTGTTTGTGTTATTATCTCGAAAAAAAACTAGTTACCCATACAAAAATAGGCTCATTCAATTTGAGTCACACACATTTTGCCAACCCTAAACTCTCTTTAAGTATAtcaatttttaggtttttttttttaatttttttatttaccttattgtttaatttggtttttaaattttatatgaaGTTTTTATCCAAATAACATATAAATGTAAAGAATTAAATGGGGTTAAATGGATGGGTATGATAATACTGGTCGGATATgaatcattaaatttatattgtataAAAATTGGTTTAAATGGTTAAATTGATCAATATGCATCAAACTATTTTCGACCCAACCCGAGCCACCCATTTGACAACCCCATCCCACACAAGTCATTGTCGTGCTGTGCAAATACATCTGgtagactaatttttttttcaattagaaAGTTTATattgacttcttctttttcaattataaaatttagaaGTCTTTCTATCAAGTGTCGAGGGCTTTcgagaatgaaaaaagaaaagctgttACTTTAAAGTGGAAACGCCTCCCCCCTGTATAAAAGTCTGTTTTTCATGTATTAAAGATTCCTGAaggtcaaaaaaggaaaaaaaaaatagaaatacatGTGCTGGAAGACTTCTAAATTTTATAAGATGGTgaataaataaactttgtacAGGAACACCAGTGCGCACGCATTTATAGTGGCTCTCGCCACTTATACTGTAGAAAGAATGGCTCTAGCATAAGAGCACCGTTAGCTAGTATTTCTAGCGGTGCTGTTGTGATCACAAACTTTAGTTTCTGGTTTATTCAAAGAAACATATCCAAAGTTCTAATAATCCggtaataaaaaattcataagaaaTTGAAGTGCAACTTTCAAACGATGGCCATTGCTCAGTCAAATAGTAACAACATCTAGTTTGGATTATTTTAACATGTTGAAATCCATTGAAAATACAAAGACGAGCAAAAATTTTTGGTTTATGAATGAAAATACAAGTCA
The window above is part of the Eucalyptus grandis isolate ANBG69807.140 chromosome 6, ASM1654582v1, whole genome shotgun sequence genome. Proteins encoded here:
- the LOC120294391 gene encoding N-terminal acetyltransferase A complex auxiliary subunit NAA15-like, which codes for MHKAAAAEMLYLLEPSNKGKAAKLIEDSSNNLVQRNGALRSVKEWKLKDCIAVHKLLSSAVVDMDAASRWKLRCAEYFPHSTYFEGSRSSAVLKSSYNQISSNHPAGGISMDSLASNGKLEAFKDLSI